Below is a genomic region from Alosa alosa isolate M-15738 ecotype Scorff River chromosome 24, AALO_Geno_1.1, whole genome shotgun sequence.
TTTAAAAtcaatagaaaaaaatatacaaGGCAAATAGAAGTGTGTAGTGAACTTGAATTATTTTTCAAATTAAAATCTTATCTCTAACTCCATTAAGTGTCAGTCATTGTTCTATTATAATCTATTTACTGTATTTAAAAAGGATCTCAACACATTAGGGCAATTTTAatgtaaaaataatcaaatgatACCTGAATCCCCTtaatgtcacacacaccattagaGGGCACAGTAGCACAAGCACAGTCAGAAACTGACCCACCAAACAGGATGTAGGTTTGATATATATATCGTCCGTCAAGTGGACAGCAGGTCACACTGCATGCCGTGCTGTGTAACAAACCACTGTCTCTTGGCCTTCTGGCCCCTGCAGAACGGGAGGTAGTGCTCATTCTCCTGTTGCGGGCACGCGGCAGTGTCCAGGAGGCACACGTAGCAGAACACGTGCCCACACTCCGGGCATGCTGTGTGCTTGCAGCCGTCCCTTGTGTGCGAGAGGAGGGCGAGGCACTTGGGGCAGGCGCGGAAGCGCGGGCACCCCAGCACCGAGCTGCCAGGCTCCGTCACCACGTCGCACGAGAGCAGGGTGCCCACCAGGTAGCACGAGCCGTTGCTGCACTGGCCCGCCCCCGCCTCGTCGGGGAAGAGCCACGGGGCCAGGCACGCCCAGCAGAAGTGGTGGGTGTGGGGGCAGCGGGCGCAGCTGGAGAAGGGGCACGGCTGACCCGTGCTGTCCAGCGGACGACTGAGGATGCAGGAGCAGACTGGACACTGGGGACGCAGAAGAGAAGTGGAAAGGTGAGGGCAGGCAGAAACAGGTATAGATATgtatgcttgagtgtgtgtgtgttgctattaTGCTCAAGTTTTTcagtatgtctctgtgtgtgcgtgtatgtgtgtgtgtgtgtatgtaccggtatgtgtgtgtgtgtgtgtgtgtgtgtgtgtgtgtgtgtgtgtgtgtgtgtgtgtgtgtgtgtgtgtgtgtgtgtatgtatgagtgtgtgtgtgtgtgtgtgtgtgtatgtatttgtttgtgtaagtTTTCACCAGCTAGGATACCAGCAAAAAATTTTTGCAGTTCAATTGGAGAGTTAAACCCCATATACGTACAGTAAATGATCATATTCACCACTTTAACATAAGACAAAAAGAAGTGCATAAAGCCTTCCTCTCCATAAGAGTTAACAAAAGTCATGGTCCAGACAACAATCTGTGGGCGCACACTCAAAACCTGTGCAAagcaattaaaggagaattccggtgtgatattgacctaaagtgtattgaaacatgataccgagtgtgctactggaagaaactggaatccatgcatttccactgaattatatttggaatctgatcccttatcataccagttcattcttactcgttgctcgacttatcgtgactaaattcaagatggctgcaaacgctaaacttcgtgaagatactgtctgtataaatcgtcttgtaagtaaactaccagtgctttttcaaagttctcaatgtctcgcttttaaatgtcagggccctcgaagtctaccaatgaagtgtggagatacattgagcctcgtaaatgggtgtaaaacagtgatttatttgcatggctagcccgatgcgggcaccactattgaaaaaagctgttggtagcatcggctaactagcttgagattttggagtgcaggggacaagccgagatgggctatgagacatacgttcacactcggtatcatgtttcaatacactttaggtcaatatcacaccggaattctcctttaagtcctCCTTTCCATTACATTTTTAACAAATCTTTAGAGGCACAACTAGTACTGATGTTTGGAAGGATGCTGTGGTTGTCCCTGTTCCCAAATCCAACAGCCCCAAAACCCTCAATGATTTTAGACCAGTGGCACTCACATCAACTGTAATGAAAGCATTTGAAAAATTGGTGAGGTCTGAAATATTAAGGAAAACAGAGCATTCACTTGACCCTCTGCAGTTTGCTTATAGACCCCGTAGGGGGGTGGAAGATGCCACAGTCACTTTACTTAATTTACTTTTTAAGCATTTGGATAACAGTGGCTCCCATGCCAGACTTTTATTTGTTGACTTTTCCTCTGCTTTTAATACAATCCAACCCCATATTTTAACCACAAGGCTGCTAGAAGAGTTTGAGCTGAGCAATAATCTGGTGGGCTGGATCCTTAACTTTTAAACAAACAGGACacaaagagtgagagtgaatggCAGTCTCTCTGACAAAGTCTGCTCATCAACCGGCTCCCCACAAGGATGCGTACTCTCACCGCTTCTACATCCTGTACACAAACATGTGCCAGAGCAGGTGGGACAACAGCACCATAATTAAATATGCAGATGACTCAGTAATTGTTAGCCTGCTTCAAGACAGTGAAAC
It encodes:
- the LOC125289370 gene encoding E3 ubiquitin-protein ligase RNF19B-like, which gives rise to MEKLSSLLGLTKALLREKARSIKMGQQQKALSEGELRGRARGHSKTQLGSTIQPQGSCGHRVKSSEVICMVNICLKQKSLDFSCPVCGETWDWALAKDQIQLSQAQTTILEAQVNRIVQELPDRYKKCPVCSCILSRPLDSTGQPCPFSSCARCPHTHHFCWACLAPWLFPDEAGAGQCSNGSCYLVGTLLSCDVVTEPGSSVLGCPRFRACPKCLALLSHTRDGCKHTACPECGHVFCYVCLLDTAACPQQENEHYLPFCRGQKAKRQWFVTQHGMQCDLLST